One Vitis vinifera cultivar Pinot Noir 40024 chromosome 8, ASM3070453v1 genomic window carries:
- the LOC100263076 gene encoding probable proteasome inhibitor, which produces MATEKSVMAVIRASRPSFRNAHDKVAFAVHAAFISSGYLLTATGNPAFSETALSSTSTDEVGIERWNELQDDYAFVYFNPEKGSKKVLVKCLVMNDKLLVAALADGASEPIHLEINVEDYVAENGGTNYSGQFKNLDKLVKTLDKEILSKLNGSSDKPTSSETRPGQRQNLNEPGMGVAEPQHTQTYPAGLVYPPVNPIGGSDLFPGPGAGMYPTRSDFGSGSMLLGPNDPRWFGGVGGDPSFPGGQPGVPPGARFDPYGPPGVPGFEPNRFTRMPRRPGGGTHPDLQHFGTGSDF; this is translated from the exons ATGGCGACTGAGAAATCAGTAATGGCGGTGATTAGGGCATCAAGACCCAGCTTCAGAAACGCTCACGACAAAGTAGCATTCGCAGTCCACGCCGCCTTCATCTCCTCCGGCTACCTCCTCACTGCCACCGGTAACCCCGCCTTCTCCGAAACCGCTCTCTCTTCTACCTCTACAG ATGAAGTGGGGATTGAGCGATGGAACGAACTTCAGGATGATTATGCCTTCGTATATTTCAACCCTGAGAAGGGTTCCAAAAAAGTGTTGGTGAAGTGTCTGGTTATGAATGACAAATTGCTTGTTGCTGCTTTGGCCGATGGGGCTTCTGAGCCGATCCATCTTGAAATCAA TGTTGAGGACTATGTCGCTGAAAATGGGGGTACCAATTATTCTGGGCAGTTCAAGAATTTGGATAAGCTCGTGAAGACTCTGGATAAGGAGATTTTGTCGAAATTGAATGGTTCATCTGATAAACCCACCAG TTCAGAAACAAGACCAGGACAGAGACAGAACCTAAACGAGCCTGGCATGGGAGTTGCTGAGCCTCAACATACTCAAACCTATCCCGCAGG ACTTGTATACCCTCCTGTTAATCCTATTGGTGGCAGTGATCTTTTTCCGGGACCTGGCGCTGGAATGTACCCTACCAG GAGCGATTTTGGTAGTGGGTCCATGCTTTTAG GACCTAATGATCCTCGCTGGTTTGGTGGAGTAGGTGGAGACCCCAGCTTTCCTGGAGGACAACC AGGTGTTCCACCTGGTGCTCGATTTGATCCTTATGGCCCACCTGGCGTTCCTGGTTTTGAGCCTAATAGATTTACCAg GATGCCTAGGAGACCTGGTGGAGGAACTCATCCAGACTTGCAACACTTTGGCACTGGTTCTGATTTCTAG